From the Acipenser ruthenus chromosome 5, fAciRut3.2 maternal haplotype, whole genome shotgun sequence genome, the window aatttacaattaccgcccaggtgcaggggataattaaacaataaaacaattaacaaattaagttaaacaatacagtaaaacaattaaataaactaacaaaaatgtgcctgcgcacatgtcttacgcagggaggattttaaccccctccctgctatgttactatatatatatatatatatattacatagtaTTATTAAGGActtaatgataaattagaaataagttataaaactaaaggtttcacctcaaccaccgtgtcgtttccttgtgttgagcgggTAACGGAGTAACAGATTTGCGatgataaataaatgaatacataaattcaattaaGTTTTTTGTAATCGGGGGGTTGATGATGgtttttttcaggtacttttcacttttctgtatatataGCTCCAACattattccacagaatagaactctcacaaaacagctagttgcttttttaaacaactcgacTCACAGAGCACACAGGCAGCGCCGCAAAAGAGACAGACTGTCCATCAGCGTAACACCCACAAAATCACTTGTTTTCTCATTATCCAGTGAgccaaatacacatacaaaaacGTTTTATACAAGCGTCATCGCTGGGATTCTgagtagtgtagttttcaaagcaatccattactttttataggagaataacagcagtaaaagactgtttgcacaggtttttttttgtttgtttgtgcagttgcaaagcagaattccattcccaaaatgccaattctgttcccaatgcctaattctgCAGTTCCATCCGTGATTCCGCaatcgtggaaaatcagtagccctaataCTGCTTCACCCAGCTGAACcgcgtgcattgaagctgttctctgattgctcaatgccctagttgattTATTTTGCATCACTCAAGTGGTGCCGCTCCTGCGTCGCCTGTCGCATCGCCTacggtgtgaaagatacttatccaAAGTATAgggtctggtgggtagcagccttaaGTATCGTCTCTGTGTGTCGAAAAAGTTGAATCGTTATTGccgctgtgttatttttttttttcgtttttgtttttttctgttagaaATATGAATGTAGTTGCTTTAATAATTAGTTGTACGGGAATGATTTCAAAGTTTGCACGTGTGCAGTACACTATCAgaatacattttctgaaaagtgtgtttacatgacataaaTTGTTAGTTTGCGGAATACTATTGGAATATTCTAGGTGGTGTTTCCGAAAACTCACTTTCGGAATTTTCCAATCCGTTTTCCGAAAActatgtttacatgacttttgatattggAATTACTTTTAACGGAAAACTACATATTCTGAAAAATAACGGAATTCCTATgttcatgtaaacgcactgaatgaACCACTCATGAGATTCCATGTCCAGACAGGAAAAACCTTACACCACTGGAATTTAATAAAGACTTAATTTTGTAGGATGATTTTCAGTGAATACAATTACCCTTGAAATCAGCCTGCTAACTGAAAGACTTTCTGTTTGGCAGGTCACCTTCCATATTGAGCCATACAAAGGTCGGGATGATCTCAGCATGTACAACAACGTTAAGTATATTGTAGACAAGTGAGTtctatttgtttctttttaagcCCCAGTGTTTAATTGCTCTGTGACTCCAGTAAAAGTTGTGTTTCAAGTCTCAGCTCTCTGATTTAATGAGTTGAACAGCCTTATTCCTAAACAAGTTTTATAGTCCTAAACTGCATTAGTCATAGTagactatttaaaaacaaaacaaaaaaaaggacaaacaaaTCATGCAAGATCAGTGTTTCATGAATTATGGCCAggtttgctattttaaaatatgttgtaagATATTACAGTTAGAAACCCCTTTATATTGTAGCTTCTTTCAAAGCTAGTGCACTTCCTATCTGTACTACCATTAAAGCAACAGGAGTCATCTGTTTTTCCATGGCTGTAAAACAAATCCTCTATTTTTGGTGAGGTGTAAATGGAATTACGAAGGCGCGacccttatctggagcactggtcACCCATAATACATTGTGCATCAATGCTGCCTCAGTTTGTGTAATTTTTGGTGGTGCCCATCAAGGGTCAGAGTCGCGCCCCCTATAATTGCAgtccgattaaaaaaaataaataaatggatggatggattggaAACAGTAAAACGTTATATAttgcataaatatatatatagaaatagaAATATTGTTCACatcaaaatgtgtgtaaaatataAGCTCAGACATTGGTGGAGCGGGGCCCATGTTCCTGAATTTTGGTGGAGCACGGGCACCATGGGCCCATATAACTCACCACCTATGCCCTtgtgtaaattacgcctatgaTTAGGCTATACAGTAGAGCCGAAATCGTGGGtgaaatattaaagaaaaaaactctGCTTCCTGGGAACGGGAAGCAGTATTTAAGGGTGAGAATTTGTTAATTGTTGACAGCACGACCACACACATTAAATATGACCGTTTCTACAGCTGGAGTTAACGCTGCCTCTGACCTCTTAAGACAGTCACATAGGAAAGCCTATATTGAAACTTCCATAAAAgttgtttttatataaacatcgtaagatgaaatatgaagAGATTTTTGAAATGTATCTCTTTTAActgcacaaaataaaacaataatgtaagtaccgtctttaaaatattacattgcaTGCAGGCTATCctctatattattaaaaaaaaaaatagtgaacaAAGTATAATCTAACTGAAAGTCTTAATTCAACGCTCACGGCAAAGTCAGAGTAAAGAAAACAAGTCACTGACCTGTATTTTCACAGAACACAAGTTATGACAATTGTGCATAACATGTACAGTATGACTTTGATTTTTCACACCCCGATTACATAGCAATATAAACTGTTGTGCTTTCGATTTATTGTTGGACTTCAGTGTATTAAGTTCAACGCTCTAAGTTTAAATTTTTCGCCTttcatgcatatacagtattaacaaatacaaaatgaacaggACTGTATAATCGTTTGTTACAGAATAGTGAATCATTCTAGTTGGAACttaagtgtacaagtactgtacatgtagtataaatacattttttcattattataataAGGATGCTGCAGATCATTTGAGATTCTTTCTAGACTGGTCATCTGTGCAGTATGTATATTTGTAGGTACCTTTTATAGAGCCTACCATATTGATTTTAGTTCAATAACTATAATTCCTACCATTTGAACAAGTGTGAACAATCAGTTGACATAAGATTAGCAGTCCAGGCCATGTGCAGTTTAGCAACGCTCTGACAAAATACACGATTGGCCTCAGTGCTTcccactgttttgttttatgtatttgtgGTCCCCTTGTTTCACCTGGTGGCAGGACTAAAGAAGTACATCTGATTTAatttagtcagaaaaaaacagcattgcaAAGCTGCAACATTTTTGCATTGTCGCACTGCGACAGTATTGCGACATTTAAATAGCTGACTCTGGCTACCACTGTACTGCAGTTTATTGTAGTATTAGCTTTGTTTGTAAAGAGGTATGTATAGTGACATACATGGGCTCTTCCCTCTGCATTTGGTGAAGTAGTTATTCCACATAAAGCCCAGTTAAATCTGAATCTAAAGCTAGAGAAATGTGCTAATGCATTTATCCATGGAATAATTGAtaacttccttttaaaaaaaaagttttttattttcaGGTACGGTGACCATCCGGCTTTCTACAGGTACAAAACCAGCAATGGGAAACACCTCCCTCTCTTCTATGTCTATGATTCCTACCTAACCAGTCCAGAAATGTGGACTCGTCTCTTAATGGAATCTGGACATCACAGCATCAGGAACACTGCATACGATGGTATTTTCATTGGTCTTCTGGTAGAGGAGAAGCAGAAGAATGAAATATTAACAGCAGGATTTGATGGACTGTACACATACTTTGCCACAAATGGGTTTTCCTTTGGCTCATCTCATCGCAACTGGAAATCCATCAAAGTTTTTTGCGACAGCAACAACTTGATGTTTATACCCAGCGTGGGGCCAGGCTACATTGATACCAGCATCAGACCCTGGAACTTCCACAACACCAGAAACCGCATCAACGGTAAATACTACGAGACTGCACTAAGTGCTGCTTTGGAGGTACGGACAGATATCGTTTCTATAACTTCTTTTAATGAGTGGCATGAGGGAACTCAGATTGAGAAGGCTATCCCTAAGACAGCTGGCCAGACAACGTATCAGGACTACCTTCCTCACAAGGCAGACATCTACCTAGAGATCACCCGCAAGTGGGCAGTAAAATTCCAAAAGGAGAGAGAAAAATGGCTTGTGTAAACATGGACCAGCAATTGAAATTCCAGATATATGTTATGGTCTAAattaggaaagaaaaaaaagtgcactgtgatgaataattatatatatttccatTGATGTAACTGACGGTGTATACAGTACACTACCCTATTACTACGCACAGGACTAGTAAATATAGAACAGCTTGGATTTTGCCCATTTTTCCCCACTCAGGCACCTTGCTTATTAACAATCTTTGTATCACCAACTATGTTTATATGAAGTCTTATTAGAAGACCATTAATTTTTCACACCAACTGACTTTCTCATGAAACTCAGTCATGAATTCTCTTCATGATCAAAATCCATATTGGTGTGGCTTGCATGCCTCACATTCAGTCCTTCTGAAGTCGCAGAACATGGGTATTATTTTGGGGGAACTACTACATATCATAGTTGGGGTCAATTCAGAATTTCATTGAAATTCATAAATCAATTCAAATTAAACTGTGATCGAGTGGGTAATTGGAATTGAATtggatttggaaaaaaaaaaacaatgaaagctGTATAAttggaattgaattgaatttgacATGTTAATTATCAATTCTATTTGAAATACAATccttaaataacatttattttgcacaaaacCTTTGCCTTAAATTGTGGAGTAGCATTCATAGTGTAGTCTGGCTTAGTGTTTGGCAAGTGAGGCATCATGAACCAAAAATCGAGCTACCATGTTACCAACGACTGACTGATTTGAACCAATCAAAGTGCTTTACTGTGCAGAGCGAAGATCTTTAACTAGTTCAAGTTATTATTTCTGTCAACTATGTAGGTGAATCTGTTAGTATTCAGTTGTGATGTGAATGCTTACACCTGTTCTTTAATTAATTCGAACAATGTCACCTGTCCTGTAGCTCTGTTTAAGAGCCAGCCTTACACTCATTGTTTGTTGAGTACATTTTTGGAAAGACAAGGAGAGTGACTAGGAGATTAGGAATGTTGGGATTTGGAGAATAGTTTGGTGTGTTGGAGAGTTCTGAATGATTACTTGGATTTGGATTTGGACCTGGACTGGAACGGAGAaccttgattgattgattgaccctGGACTGGAAGAGGAACTGAGAAATGGAATACACCCTTTTTTGCTTGCTTTCTGAACACAAATTGTATCTGACAAATTAGACATTGCTTTCGATTTCAAGTGCCATTGTACCAAAAAAGTATTAAGTCCTTGAACATTTTGGGGAGCCAAGTGAATGTAATGCAAATGGGAACTATCGTGCTATATGCACATACTGTGAAACTTTTGTCTGGCTCAAAAAAAGCTACTTCTCACTGCATAAGGCACTTCAAAGTAAGTACAGTTAAAATTTAAAATCTTTGTCTTGCATGTCTACATGGATAGGTGATTTTATCGATCAATTCAGTGAGTATGCTGTTTAATTATAGAATCCTCTAATGCTAGTagagtatgttgtgtgcaaatgtTGTCTGTGTGGTTATAATATTGATAAAGTAATGTAAGTTGTATGTTAATATTTTAGATAAACAACCTGTAGTCTCTGGGGAGTTGTCTCATCGATCTGGCCAGACCTCAGGCCCCGAGAAGTGGGAAGCCACAGACCCTTAGCCAGGACAAGCTTACCAGCAAAATTGTTAGCTTCACTGCTGAAGACCTCAGGCCCCTGTCTGTGGTAGACAACACAGCATTTCACGCCATCCTCATCACACTCTTCAGCTGGTTGTTCGTGATGCCCTTGAGCAGGCTGGTCCTTTAAGACCAGTGGTGGCAAAGGTGTTGAGAATAGCTGCTTACTGCCATAAATCCAACAAGGCCACAGAGATACTAGAGGGACACTGCAAACTACAGATGGCAAATGTCACAAGGTGGAATAGCCAGCTTAAAATGCTGAGGTCCATTATGAAAACACCAAACTTCTCATACTTGACCTACCGTTCTGCTGAAATGGGCAACAGTAACACCAACACATTTGCACTTGTTGAAATCTCGAACTACCTGAGCCAACCCTGTCTGCCAGAAGACTCTGATCCTTTGGCATATTGGAAAGAAACACTAATAAATGTCCCCTATTTATCCCAGCTAGCCTGCAAGCATCTAGCCATACCTGCCGCATCTGCACCTCTAGAAAGACTTTTTACTGTTGCTGGCAAAATTTTCAGGCCTGAACGATGCAACTTAAGTGATGCAAAATTTGAAGCGCTAACAATGATCAGATGCAACAGATTTCATAAGTGATGGCTATCCTCGTCCTTCCTTCCTGATGTAATAAGTGACAatatatatgacaaaatatataACTTGTGTGTGATGTTGTTGATACAAAACTAGGAAATGTCATGTATTGTTAGAAAGTGGGCCGTATTCACCAGGCAATTTGGAAagttttttaaccctttgtggtccatttattcagcgcgtcaggtccaatttatttttacacgcgcagtttattttaggcactctgtttaaaagtattttttttcacagtaaaacaggtttaaaaggcactgcatatcaacaggacactcagtactgcatctccagccccgccccaccccttgttcgctgtatttttcacatacctcttcatagtcgtgcataccaataaatcatcaactgagcactcgttttatcaccaaactcctcaataaatcgatccaagtcattattttattactatatcatgtcaaaaagctctgcaaatgtctgtgatattctttgagcgctggatgcagaagcagctatcttgtttgtttatgtccgtgttatctcaatggtgctggggctatctgtactgaatggttttctcagctttttccggagaaaaaacgactagagacttgttttttacgtctttttgatgatgtcggacagggtccaacattggaccggaaagggaaaattgtaatgtcggaccagttccgacataggaccgcaaagggttaaactactCACAAAACTCACTGAAGCTTTCAAATGCAAAATCACATCTTCCATTCACTTTAGTATCTCAAAATCTCACTACTTGGCTTTGTAGTTTGTAATTTTAAAGCTTCTGTGAGTTTTGGGAGtagtttaaaaaactaaactgCCCTTAACCAGTCCTGTCCTAAAATCGCTTGGTGAATACGGCCCACTATT encodes:
- the LOC117403064 gene encoding glycoprotein endo-alpha-1,2-mannosidase-like isoform X1, translated to MARFRRKTCITLIGLILFIFGIMVVLKTLRPEGAGFGSPFGLGLFPELQRAESGDNPPNHQKGIADSKPAVDQLKKGSTKSIMTLEAKLEEFPVPNYNLHVFYYSWYGSPQFDGKYIHWDHPVLPHWDPKVATNFPKGRHSPPDDVGSNFYPGLGAYSSRDPTVIEAHMQQLRTAAIGVLALSWYPPGMKDDNGESTDDLVPAIMDIAHKYQVKVTFHIEPYKGRDDLSMYNNVKYIVDKYGDHPAFYRYKTSNGKHLPLFYVYDSYLTSPEMWTRLLMESGHHSIRNTAYDGIFIGLLVEEKQKNEILTAGFDGLYTYFATNGFSFGSSHRNWKSIKVFCDSNNLMFIPSVGPGYIDTSIRPWNFHNTRNRINGKYYETALSAALEVRTDIVSITSFNEWHEGTQIEKAIPKTAGQTTYQDYLPHKADIYLEITRKWAVKFQKEREKWLV
- the LOC117403064 gene encoding glycoprotein endo-alpha-1,2-mannosidase-like protein isoform X2; translation: MQQLRTAAIGVLALSWYPPGMKDDNGESTDDLVPAIMDIAHKYQVKVTFHIEPYKGRDDLSMYNNVKYIVDKYGDHPAFYRYKTSNGKHLPLFYVYDSYLTSPEMWTRLLMESGHHSIRNTAYDGIFIGLLVEEKQKNEILTAGFDGLYTYFATNGFSFGSSHRNWKSIKVFCDSNNLMFIPSVGPGYIDTSIRPWNFHNTRNRINGKYYETALSAALEVRTDIVSITSFNEWHEGTQIEKAIPKTAGQTTYQDYLPHKADIYLEITRKWAVKFQKEREKWLV